Proteins co-encoded in one Deltaproteobacteria bacterium genomic window:
- the rpsO gene encoding 30S ribosomal protein S15 produces the protein MGLTTERKRELIDRFRHHEKDTGSPEVQVAILSERINYLTDHFKVHAKDHHSRRGLIKLVGQRRRLLNYLKKKNVDRYRSLIDQLGLRR, from the coding sequence GTGGGGCTGACAACCGAAAGGAAACGGGAATTAATCGACCGCTTCCGTCATCATGAGAAGGACACCGGCTCGCCGGAAGTCCAGGTAGCTATTCTCAGTGAGCGGATCAACTATCTGACCGATCATTTTAAGGTGCATGCCAAAGATCACCATTCCCGTCGAGGTCTGATCAAATTGGTCGGCCAGCGGCGACGGTTGCTCAACTATCTGAAGAAGAAAAATGTGGATCGTTATCGATCTCTGATCGACCAATTAGGACTACGCCGCTAA
- the pnp gene encoding polyribonucleotide nucleotidyltransferase, whose amino-acid sequence MLKTFEVEIGGRTLVFETGKMAQQANGAVFVRYEETGVLVTAVASDHLREGIDFLPLTVDYLEMAYAAGRIPGGFFRREIGRPSEKETLTSRLIDRPIRPLFPKGFFNELQIIATVLSVDQENDPDIIALNGASAALEISDIPFQGPIAAVRVGKIDGQLIVNPTNTELKDSTLNLIVAGTAKELVMVEGGAAMASEEEMLEALFFAHEQMQPILALQNRMRAEIGLPKRPSPEITPDTGLIQKVAGLAQDRILSAVSIKEKQDRRKALENLLEEVISTLGPEYEGREREIARVFHDLEKTVVRDLVLREQCRVDGRKYNEIRPICCEVGLLSRTHGSALFTRGETQALAVTTLGTVSDEQRIESLTGNTFKAFMLHYNFPPYCVGETRMLRGPGRREIGHGALAERAISRVLPQADDFPYTIRVVSEILSSNGSSSMATVCGASMSLMDAGVPITAPVAGVAMGLIKDNDQVAILSDILGDEDHLGDMDFKVAGTEQGITALQMDIKISGLTREIMAQALHQAREARLHILDKMKETIARPHATLKEHAPKIVIMNISPEKIRDVIGPGGKTVKNIVAVTGAKIDIEDDGRVHIASPNATAADQAIRMIRELIQEAEVGQLYHGKVKKIVDFGAFVEILPGTDGLVHISELDRQRVKKVTDVLKEGDEVLVKVLEIDKQGKIRLSRKAALVENPEEVHR is encoded by the coding sequence ATGCTTAAGACATTTGAAGTAGAGATCGGGGGACGTACCCTGGTCTTTGAAACTGGCAAGATGGCGCAACAGGCCAATGGCGCGGTTTTTGTCCGTTACGAGGAAACCGGCGTCTTGGTAACCGCGGTGGCCTCAGATCATCTTAGAGAGGGCATCGATTTCTTGCCTCTCACAGTTGATTATTTAGAAATGGCCTATGCTGCCGGTCGGATTCCAGGGGGATTCTTCCGCCGTGAGATTGGCCGGCCCAGCGAGAAAGAGACCTTGACCTCAAGGTTAATCGACCGTCCCATCCGACCATTATTTCCCAAGGGGTTTTTTAACGAATTACAGATCATTGCCACGGTATTGTCGGTGGATCAGGAAAATGATCCGGATATCATTGCCTTGAATGGAGCCTCGGCGGCTCTGGAAATTTCCGATATCCCGTTTCAAGGGCCGATTGCTGCGGTCCGGGTGGGCAAGATCGATGGCCAACTGATTGTCAATCCTACCAACACCGAACTGAAAGACAGCACGCTTAATCTGATCGTCGCCGGGACGGCTAAAGAACTGGTAATGGTGGAGGGCGGCGCGGCCATGGCTTCGGAAGAAGAGATGCTGGAGGCGCTTTTCTTTGCCCATGAACAGATGCAACCCATTCTGGCCTTGCAGAATCGGATGCGGGCGGAAATCGGCCTGCCCAAGCGTCCCAGTCCGGAAATTACCCCGGATACGGGGTTGATCCAGAAAGTGGCGGGATTGGCGCAGGATCGTATCCTATCAGCGGTCAGCATCAAGGAAAAGCAGGACCGTCGGAAGGCCCTGGAGAATCTACTGGAAGAGGTTATCAGTACCCTAGGGCCGGAATATGAAGGACGGGAACGCGAAATCGCCAGGGTATTCCATGATCTGGAAAAAACTGTGGTGCGCGATCTGGTCTTGCGTGAGCAATGCCGGGTGGATGGCCGTAAGTATAATGAAATCCGGCCCATCTGCTGCGAGGTCGGTTTGCTGAGCCGGACCCATGGCTCGGCCCTGTTTACCCGGGGAGAAACCCAGGCCCTGGCGGTCACTACCCTGGGAACGGTCTCCGATGAGCAACGTATTGAATCCCTGACCGGCAATACCTTCAAGGCCTTCATGCTGCATTACAACTTTCCGCCTTATTGCGTCGGTGAGACCCGCATGCTGCGAGGGCCGGGGCGGCGGGAAATTGGCCATGGGGCTTTGGCCGAGCGGGCTATCAGCCGGGTATTGCCCCAGGCCGATGACTTTCCCTATACTATCCGCGTAGTTTCGGAGATCCTGTCATCCAATGGGTCCTCGTCCATGGCTACCGTATGTGGGGCCTCCATGTCCCTGATGGACGCCGGGGTGCCGATAACCGCCCCGGTCGCCGGAGTGGCTATGGGGCTGATTAAAGACAACGACCAGGTGGCCATTCTTTCCGATATTCTGGGAGATGAGGATCACCTGGGAGATATGGATTTTAAGGTGGCCGGCACCGAACAGGGCATTACCGCCTTACAGATGGATATCAAGATTTCCGGCCTGACGCGGGAGATCATGGCTCAGGCCCTGCACCAGGCTCGGGAGGCACGTCTCCATATTCTGGATAAGATGAAAGAAACCATTGCCCGGCCCCACGCTACCTTGAAAGAGCATGCTCCCAAGATCGTCATCATGAATATCAGTCCCGAAAAGATCAGAGACGTCATCGGCCCGGGGGGCAAAACCGTGAAAAACATTGTGGCGGTCACCGGTGCCAAGATCGATATCGAGGATGACGGCCGGGTGCATATTGCCTCGCCCAATGCCACGGCGGCAGATCAGGCCATTCGCATGATCCGCGAACTTATCCAGGAAGCCGAGGTGGGCCAGCTCTACCATGGCAAGGTCAAAAAGATCGTTGATTTTGGAGCTTTCGTGGAAATTCTGCCCGGCACCGATGGGTTGGTGCACATTTCTGAATTGGACCGCCAACGGGTTAAAAAGGTGACTGATGTCTTAAAGGAAGGCGACGAAGTCCTGGTAAAGGTCCTGGAAATCGACAAACAGGGAAAGATCCGCTTGTCCCGGAAGGCAGCATTAGTAGAAAACCCGGAAGAAGTTCATCGCTAG
- a CDS encoding insulinase family protein: protein MYKKTVLPGKVLVITEEIPHSQSVSVGLWVKTGSRDETSEENGIAHFLEHMAFKGTTRRGALELAREIDQLGGSSNGFTTKENTCFHGKVLADQLPQLIDLLSDILLHPTYQPEELEKERRVILQEIHTQEDSPEEYIHELFSRQFWGENAFGRPITGSVETVSQLTRTSLINYRQDTYRPEQLVIAAAGSLHHQELVDLIGPYFEDFHNGRPIRQRTAVVTHPGVHCCPRDLEQVHVCMGTPAPAAGDRERYVAVLLNLILGGNMSSRLFQEVREKRGLCYAIYSFLTSYSDTGLLAVTAAVSPENLAALLKTVKLELNRLADQEVNSLELQAAQEYFRRALFLSSEDNDNRMIRLAKNEINLGCFIPYEEIIANLQAVTAAQIQQLAHKLFHLPNWTLVFLGPVAEIDVPWEF from the coding sequence GTGTATAAGAAGACTGTCCTGCCCGGGAAGGTCCTGGTGATTACCGAGGAAATCCCTCATTCGCAATCGGTATCGGTGGGACTTTGGGTTAAAACCGGGTCTCGCGATGAAACTAGCGAGGAAAATGGTATAGCCCATTTCCTGGAACACATGGCCTTTAAAGGCACCACGCGCCGCGGGGCCCTCGAACTGGCCCGGGAAATCGATCAGTTGGGAGGCAGTTCCAATGGCTTTACTACTAAGGAAAATACCTGTTTCCATGGCAAGGTCCTGGCCGACCAACTTCCCCAGCTGATCGATCTGTTAAGCGATATCTTGTTGCATCCTACCTATCAGCCTGAGGAACTTGAAAAGGAACGCCGAGTCATCCTGCAGGAAATTCATACCCAGGAAGATTCTCCAGAGGAGTACATCCATGAGCTTTTCAGCCGCCAATTCTGGGGAGAAAATGCCTTTGGCCGACCAATTACCGGCTCGGTGGAGACGGTCAGCCAACTGACTCGGACGTCACTAATCAATTATCGACAAGATACCTATCGCCCTGAACAGTTGGTGATTGCTGCGGCTGGAAGTCTCCACCACCAGGAGCTGGTAGATCTGATCGGACCCTACTTTGAGGATTTCCACAATGGGCGGCCAATACGGCAGCGCACGGCCGTTGTTACCCACCCCGGAGTGCACTGCTGCCCTCGTGATCTGGAGCAGGTCCATGTCTGTATGGGAACGCCGGCGCCCGCCGCGGGGGATCGCGAGCGGTATGTCGCTGTTCTCCTCAACCTGATCCTCGGCGGGAACATGAGTTCCCGACTTTTCCAGGAAGTTCGAGAAAAGCGCGGCTTGTGCTATGCCATCTATTCCTTTCTTACTTCCTATAGCGACACCGGTTTGCTGGCGGTTACGGCTGCGGTGAGCCCGGAAAATCTTGCCGCCCTGTTAAAGACCGTAAAGCTTGAATTAAACCGACTGGCCGACCAGGAAGTCAACAGCCTGGAATTGCAGGCCGCCCAGGAATATTTCCGCCGAGCCCTCTTCCTGAGTTCGGAAGATAATGATAATCGCATGATCCGGCTGGCGAAAAATGAAATCAACCTGGGCTGTTTTATCCCTTATGAGGAAATAATTGCCAATCTGCAAGCCGTGACCGCGGCCCAGATTCAGCAATTGGCCCATAAATTATTTCACCTGCCAAACTGGACTCTGGTATTTTTAGGGCCGGTGGCAGAAATCGATGTCCCTTGGGAGTTTTAA
- a CDS encoding trypsin-like peptidase domain-containing protein, with the protein MGNFRFNRLGRFLFTLVVASLLGGCESQTESISQQVQKQPPTTIAQIVAMVIPAVVHIQAIQGSASSEHPSSWSKLFGFSKPFEDFGSSPAFPQRTQGSGFLIDSEGHVVTNHHLVHQAQDLVVTSWQGRQVKARLIGGDAPTDLSLLKLTELLPEVSYLDWGDSDQVQVGDRVLALGNPFGLENTVTIGIISAKGRIIGVSPYDDFLQTDAAINPGNSGGPLVNLRGEAVGISNTIYGRGQGIGFAIPSSLARHIVDQLKVQGRVVRGFLGVIVQEVTPELAASFGLKEPSGALVGEVIPETAAARGGVRRGDIILEFDGHQIQKMNELPRRTALTPIGKQVKLKVFRNGQLLALSLRVGEMPQMVADKTLPED; encoded by the coding sequence ATGGGCAATTTTAGGTTTAACCGGCTGGGCAGGTTCCTCTTCACCCTGGTGGTGGCGTCGCTGCTAGGCGGATGTGAATCGCAGACAGAATCAATAAGCCAGCAGGTCCAAAAGCAGCCTCCCACCACCATTGCCCAGATCGTGGCCATGGTGATCCCGGCTGTTGTTCATATCCAGGCGATCCAGGGGTCGGCGTCCTCGGAGCACCCCTCTTCTTGGTCCAAATTATTCGGCTTTTCCAAGCCTTTTGAGGATTTCGGCAGTTCGCCTGCTTTCCCTCAGCGGACCCAAGGCTCGGGTTTTCTGATTGATTCGGAAGGACACGTGGTTACTAACCACCATCTAGTGCATCAAGCCCAGGACCTGGTAGTGACCAGTTGGCAGGGTAGGCAGGTCAAGGCCCGGCTAATCGGAGGCGATGCCCCGACCGATCTATCTTTGCTTAAGCTGACCGAACTTCTGCCCGAAGTTTCCTATCTTGATTGGGGTGATTCGGATCAAGTGCAGGTCGGCGACCGGGTCTTGGCTCTGGGCAACCCTTTCGGGCTGGAAAATACCGTCACCATAGGTATTATCAGTGCCAAAGGACGCATCATTGGCGTCAGCCCTTATGATGATTTTCTTCAGACTGATGCCGCCATTAATCCGGGCAATTCCGGGGGGCCGTTGGTCAATCTAAGGGGCGAAGCAGTAGGCATCAGTAATACTATTTATGGCCGGGGGCAGGGAATCGGTTTCGCTATTCCCAGCAGCCTGGCACGTCACATCGTGGACCAATTAAAAGTGCAAGGCCGGGTGGTGCGCGGCTTTCTGGGAGTCATTGTTCAGGAGGTGACCCCTGAATTAGCCGCTTCTTTTGGCTTAAAGGAGCCAAGCGGGGCCTTGGTGGGAGAAGTCATCCCGGAGACGGCCGCGGCCCGCGGTGGTGTCCGGCGCGGGGACATCATTCTGGAATTTGATGGGCACCAGATTCAGAAGATGAATGAATTACCACGCCGGACTGCCCTGACTCCGATCGGCAAGCAGGTTAAGCTTAAGGTTTTCCGGAATGGTCAACTCCTGGCCCTGAGCCTTCGGGTTGGGGAAATGCCCCAAATGGTGGCGGATAAAACCCTGCCTGAGGACTGA
- a CDS encoding ferritin: protein MAYEGHGEPFEKLTPKTRDLRRAILSLMEELEAVELYQERVDATEDEALRKILAHNRDEEKEHAAMILEWIRRHDDRFAHELKTYLFTEKDITEIEED, encoded by the coding sequence ATGGCCTACGAGGGACATGGTGAACCTTTTGAGAAGCTGACCCCCAAGACCAGAGACCTGCGTCGGGCGATCTTATCGCTGATGGAAGAACTGGAAGCGGTAGAGTTGTACCAGGAACGGGTTGACGCTACCGAGGATGAGGCGCTGCGGAAAATTCTGGCTCATAATCGGGATGAGGAAAAGGAACATGCGGCCATGATCCTGGAATGGATCCGTCGTCATGACGACCGGTTTGCCCATGAACTAAAAACCTATCTGTTTACGGAAAAAGACATTACCGAGATCGAAGAAGATTAG
- a CDS encoding nitroreductase family protein, producing the protein MELYEAIKNRRSHRLYKPDAIPREVLDRVIEAGLWAPSGTNLQPWEITVMAGAIRDQFVLLCAKSIDHVMPLLKKLFTEKQQKFTAQFFKNLGGAPVVIAVTVWREEDPMHRMAIIQSGAALMQNLLLAAEAEGLGTCWMTGVLYVENELLSFLGKEDRQLLAITPIGYPAKSPPVPPRKDREVRWLGF; encoded by the coding sequence ATGGAACTATACGAGGCCATTAAAAATCGCCGCAGCCATCGGCTCTATAAGCCGGACGCTATTCCCCGGGAAGTCTTGGACCGGGTGATTGAAGCGGGGTTATGGGCCCCTTCGGGAACTAATTTACAGCCGTGGGAAATAACGGTAATGGCTGGCGCTATTCGGGATCAGTTTGTGTTGCTGTGCGCCAAGTCGATTGATCATGTTATGCCCTTGCTCAAAAAGCTGTTTACCGAAAAGCAGCAAAAATTCACGGCCCAGTTTTTTAAGAATCTGGGCGGGGCGCCGGTGGTGATTGCGGTCACCGTGTGGCGGGAAGAAGACCCCATGCATCGTATGGCCATCATCCAGAGTGGCGCGGCCCTGATGCAGAATCTGCTGTTGGCGGCCGAGGCCGAGGGTCTGGGGACCTGCTGGATGACCGGGGTGCTGTATGTCGAGAATGAGTTGCTGTCTTTTTTGGGAAAAGAAGATCGCCAATTGCTGGCCATCACTCCGATCGGCTATCCGGCCAAATCGCCCCCAGTGCCGCCCCGCAAAGACCGGGAAGTACGCTGGCTAGGATTTTAG
- the selD gene encoding selenide, water dikinase SelD, giving the protein MTDKGKRPLLEQVRAAGUAAKVPPGELEEILKSLPLQAHPDLLVGLEWADDAGVLRLTPELALIQTVDFFTPIVNDPYTFGQIAAANALSDIYAMGGRPITALNIVCYPRQTVPPGDLQAILAGGLDKIHEAGALLLGGHSVEDPELKYGLAATGVVHPDRVLTNAGARPGDQLILTKPLGTGIISTALKGRLASPEAEAAMIEVMLALNKTAAECLEGLAVHALTDITGFGLLGHGLEMAVASRVELTFYAAQVPILAPALEYAALGLVPAGSHANRRFCESCLEIAPGIDPLLVDILSDAQTNGGLMIAVAPDQADILLERLKQAGVTAAAWVGEVTAHGKGKLRLQG; this is encoded by the coding sequence ATGACTGATAAAGGCAAACGGCCTCTGCTAGAACAGGTGCGGGCGGCGGGCTGAGCTGCCAAGGTTCCTCCCGGGGAATTGGAGGAAATCTTGAAAAGCTTGCCCCTGCAGGCCCATCCGGATCTGTTGGTAGGTCTGGAATGGGCCGATGATGCCGGCGTCCTCCGGTTGACGCCGGAGCTCGCCCTGATCCAGACGGTGGATTTTTTTACGCCGATCGTCAATGATCCTTATACTTTTGGCCAGATTGCGGCGGCCAATGCCCTGAGCGATATTTATGCCATGGGAGGGCGGCCGATCACCGCCCTGAACATTGTCTGTTACCCGCGGCAGACAGTGCCCCCCGGGGACCTTCAGGCCATCCTGGCCGGGGGGCTGGATAAAATCCATGAGGCCGGAGCGCTGCTGCTCGGCGGCCACAGTGTCGAAGACCCGGAACTCAAATATGGCTTGGCGGCCACCGGGGTGGTGCATCCGGACCGGGTGTTGACTAACGCCGGAGCACGCCCCGGGGATCAATTAATCCTGACCAAACCGTTGGGTACCGGCATCATCTCCACTGCTCTGAAGGGGCGGCTGGCCTCTCCGGAGGCGGAAGCCGCCATGATTGAGGTCATGTTGGCCCTCAACAAAACGGCGGCGGAATGTCTGGAGGGCCTGGCGGTCCACGCCCTCACCGATATCACCGGCTTCGGCTTGCTCGGGCATGGCCTGGAGATGGCAGTGGCTAGCCGGGTGGAGCTGACGTTTTATGCCGCCCAGGTGCCGATTCTGGCCCCGGCCCTGGAATATGCCGCACTCGGGCTGGTACCTGCCGGCAGCCATGCCAATCGCCGTTTCTGTGAATCGTGCCTAGAGATCGCCCCAGGGATCGACCCCCTGCTGGTGGACATCTTAAGTGACGCCCAGACCAACGGCGGCCTAATGATTGCCGTGGCCCCCGATCAGGCTGATATTCTCCTAGAGCGCTTAAAACAGGCGGGGGTAACGGCGGCGGCCTGGGTCGGGGAAGTAACCGCACATGGAAAGGGCAAATTACGACTTCAGGGCTAA
- a CDS encoding tyrosine--tRNA ligase — protein sequence MTVAEQLALIRRGTQEILREEELESKLARSLTSGQPLRVKAGFDPTAPDLHLGHTVLIQKLKHFQDLGHRVIFLIGDFTGMIGDPSGKSETRPPLTEVEVRENALTYERQIFKILDPEKTTIDFNSRWMQHMSAQELIFLAGKHTVARMLERDDFHQRFINHIPIGIHEFLYPLIQGYDSVALQADVELGGTDQKFNLLVGRELQREYGQEPQVIITLPLLEGLDGVNKMSKSLHNYVGIDEPPQEIFGKLMSISDTLMLRYYELLSDRSQLELDAMRQALEKGNLHPRQAKEELAKEIVARFHGQAAADHAAKEFAAIFREKKLPEKIEEITMPLAEPTLWLPRLLQQAGLASSTSEGRRLVLQGGVQVNGEKITDDNVELPIGQTYLVQVGKRRFKRVILKAV from the coding sequence ATGACAGTGGCAGAACAACTGGCCCTGATCCGGCGGGGAACTCAGGAGATCTTGCGGGAAGAGGAGCTGGAAAGCAAGTTAGCCCGATCCTTAACCAGTGGACAACCTTTGCGGGTCAAGGCCGGGTTTGATCCGACCGCCCCCGATTTACATCTGGGACACACGGTGCTGATTCAAAAGCTCAAACATTTTCAAGACTTGGGACATCGGGTGATCTTCCTCATCGGCGATTTTACCGGCATGATCGGCGATCCCTCCGGCAAGAGCGAGACCCGTCCTCCCCTCACTGAAGTCGAGGTCAGGGAAAACGCTTTGACCTATGAGCGCCAGATTTTTAAAATCCTGGACCCGGAAAAGACCACTATCGACTTTAACAGCCGCTGGATGCAGCATATGTCGGCCCAGGAGTTGATCTTCCTGGCCGGCAAACACACCGTCGCCCGGATGCTGGAGCGGGATGATTTTCACCAGCGCTTTATTAATCATATTCCCATCGGCATTCACGAATTTCTCTATCCTCTGATCCAGGGTTACGATTCTGTGGCCCTGCAGGCGGATGTGGAATTAGGCGGCACCGATCAGAAGTTTAATCTTTTGGTGGGCCGTGAGTTGCAGCGGGAATATGGTCAGGAACCGCAGGTGATTATTACCCTGCCGCTGTTGGAGGGTCTGGACGGGGTCAACAAAATGAGCAAATCGCTCCATAATTACGTGGGTATTGACGAGCCACCGCAGGAGATATTCGGCAAACTGATGTCCATCTCCGATACCCTGATGCTGCGTTATTATGAACTTTTGAGCGATCGCTCCCAATTAGAACTGGACGCCATGCGGCAGGCTCTGGAGAAGGGCAATCTGCACCCCCGCCAGGCCAAAGAAGAGCTGGCCAAAGAAATCGTCGCCCGTTTTCACGGACAGGCCGCGGCCGATCACGCCGCCAAGGAATTTGCCGCCATTTTCCGCGAAAAAAAGCTCCCCGAAAAGATTGAAGAGATTACCATGCCTTTAGCTGAGCCGACTCTTTGGCTGCCCCGGTTGCTTCAACAGGCCGGTCTGGCCAGCAGCACTTCTGAAGGCCGCCGCCTGGTGCTCCAGGGAGGGGTCCAGGTGAACGGCGAAAAAATCACCGATGACAATGTGGAATTACCGATCGGACAGACTTACCTGGTGCAGGTCGGCAAGCGACGGTTCAAAAGGGTGATCTTGAAAGCAGTCTGA
- a CDS encoding TIM44-like domain-containing protein, with amino-acid sequence MGSLLFGGFSHASSAVLEDGSSIGFLDISLIGGLLYMGYRLLIRRWQKGLQNEATDGQALVPDPTSCGSADNAAEQEENETEAAPAASQDQEDQLDPEAVKGMAQDIFFKVQGAWMQQDLSSMQPLIDEYLFMVLNHDLEIMKARGQINRLENITLHQVEIQKVWQEHELEYVTIRFLANLLDYVVDTKTSQVIAGSDSEPVKFDESWTFVRPSGNCHQSWKLTKIRQA; translated from the coding sequence TTGGGTTCCTTGCTGTTTGGCGGCTTTAGCCATGCCAGCAGCGCAGTGCTTGAAGACGGATCATCCATCGGATTTTTGGATATCTCTCTGATCGGCGGGTTGCTCTACATGGGATATCGGCTGCTTATACGAAGATGGCAGAAAGGTTTGCAAAATGAGGCAACAGACGGCCAGGCTCTAGTTCCTGATCCGACGTCTTGTGGATCGGCCGACAACGCGGCCGAACAAGAGGAGAACGAAACCGAGGCCGCCCCGGCGGCGAGTCAGGATCAGGAGGACCAGTTAGACCCGGAGGCTGTCAAAGGGATGGCCCAAGATATTTTCTTTAAGGTGCAGGGGGCCTGGATGCAGCAAGATTTATCTTCGATGCAACCTCTGATTGACGAATATCTGTTCATGGTTCTAAATCATGATCTGGAGATCATGAAGGCCAGAGGCCAGATTAATCGCCTGGAAAATATCACCCTGCACCAAGTGGAAATTCAAAAGGTCTGGCAGGAGCATGAGCTGGAATATGTCACTATCAGGTTCCTGGCCAATCTGTTAGACTATGTTGTAGATACCAAAACTTCCCAAGTGATTGCCGGCAGTGACTCGGAACCGGTGAAATTCGACGAATCCTGGACTTTTGTCCGACCGAGTGGCAATTGTCACCAATCCTGGAAACTGACTAAGATCCGGCAGGCTTAA
- a CDS encoding CHASE2 domain-containing protein — MPSISKWLRGATGRTLGLGLLTFFLIAPLSFLPWGQFLENLILDFCYQWRSPLPPPSNLLVVGIDEASFQELGQSWPWPRRLHATLIQRLNAAGAGLIVFDILFADPTTPEDDQLLAAAIRQAGNVVLGETIEVTRDPRFNRRIMVQPLEPFRRAATGVGLEMITPDPDGVVRHFQLRIGNRKTLSAVATQSYQPQRSLSPELTGLINYVGPPRSLDTVSFYQVLDPDHPLPAERIRGRIVLVGRMLEASVTPQAQADAFYTPYFSLTGQLMSGVEIHGQIIHTLLSGQWGRELSASGRVWFYLVILLISAYLLARFPPLAGLGVLIALCALILGGSIYLFLYQTYFVPPLLLTFGAAIIYTANALCHYLVVAKEKRWLRQAFSRYLSDSLIEVISSHPDRLRLGGEEVEVTVLFSDLAGFTSISEGMPPSALIELLNEHFSTMTEIILTHHGTLDKYIGDAIMALWGAPLPIPNHASLACEAALEMHRAMQKLQEVWESRGLPRLSCRMGLHSGLVIAGNVGSRRRFNYTVMGDTVNLASRLEGVNKVYGTEILLSEATYRQVAHRFLIREVDLILVKGRSHPTAIYELLDYRAEEEPEWLLIFASGRAAYRHGQWALAQKCFQEVLRLKPTDSPTMVYLERCQQYQHLPPPPDWQGVFVLDSK, encoded by the coding sequence TTGCCCTCTATTTCTAAATGGCTTCGGGGGGCTACTGGGCGAACTCTCGGGTTGGGTCTCCTGACCTTTTTTTTGATCGCGCCCCTGAGCTTTCTGCCCTGGGGACAGTTTTTAGAAAATTTGATCCTGGACTTCTGTTACCAGTGGCGTTCCCCTTTACCTCCACCCTCGAACCTTCTCGTTGTTGGCATTGATGAGGCCTCCTTCCAGGAGTTAGGGCAGTCCTGGCCTTGGCCTCGGCGCCTCCATGCCACGCTGATTCAACGGCTAAACGCGGCCGGGGCTGGCCTGATCGTCTTTGATATCCTCTTTGCTGACCCCACCACTCCAGAAGATGACCAATTGCTAGCTGCGGCCATCCGCCAGGCCGGCAATGTAGTCCTGGGAGAAACCATCGAGGTCACCCGCGACCCCCGTTTTAATCGCCGGATTATGGTACAGCCTCTGGAGCCTTTTCGCCGGGCCGCCACCGGAGTGGGATTGGAGATGATTACTCCAGACCCTGACGGAGTGGTACGCCATTTTCAGCTCCGGATAGGAAACCGGAAAACTTTGTCAGCGGTGGCAACTCAATCTTATCAACCCCAACGGTCCCTGTCCCCGGAGCTTACCGGGCTGATTAATTATGTCGGCCCTCCCCGTAGCCTTGATACAGTGTCTTTTTATCAGGTGTTGGACCCCGATCATCCCTTGCCCGCGGAGCGAATCCGGGGCCGCATCGTCTTGGTCGGCCGGATGCTGGAGGCCTCGGTCACCCCGCAGGCTCAGGCCGATGCCTTTTATACACCTTATTTTTCACTTACCGGCCAACTGATGTCCGGAGTGGAAATCCATGGACAGATCATCCATACCCTCCTGAGCGGCCAGTGGGGGCGGGAGTTGTCGGCCTCCGGCCGGGTATGGTTCTATCTGGTAATTTTGTTAATTTCCGCCTATCTGTTGGCGCGATTCCCTCCGCTGGCCGGATTAGGGGTCTTAATCGCGCTCTGCGCTTTGATCCTGGGCGGTTCAATCTATCTATTTTTATACCAGACCTACTTTGTTCCACCCCTGCTCTTAACTTTCGGGGCAGCGATTATTTATACCGCTAATGCCCTGTGCCATTATCTGGTGGTAGCTAAAGAAAAACGCTGGTTGCGACAAGCATTTTCCCGTTATTTATCTGATTCCCTTATAGAAGTGATCAGCTCTCACCCCGACCGCTTGCGTTTAGGCGGAGAGGAGGTTGAGGTTACAGTATTGTTCTCTGACCTGGCCGGATTCACCAGCATCTCGGAAGGAATGCCCCCCAGTGCCTTGATTGAGTTATTAAACGAACACTTTTCCACCATGACCGAGATCATTTTAACTCATCATGGGACCCTGGATAAATATATTGGTGATGCTATTATGGCCCTCTGGGGCGCACCCCTACCGATCCCCAACCACGCCAGCCTTGCCTGTGAGGCAGCTTTGGAAATGCACCGGGCGATGCAAAAGCTTCAGGAGGTCTGGGAATCCCGCGGCCTGCCCCGGTTGAGTTGCCGGATGGGACTGCACTCTGGACTGGTGATTGCAGGTAATGTCGGTTCCCGGAGACGTTTCAACTATACAGTTATGGGGGACACCGTTAATTTGGCTTCCAGACTGGAAGGGGTAAATAAGGTATATGGAACTGAAATTCTGTTGAGCGAAGCCACATATCGGCAGGTAGCCCACCGCTTCCTGATCCGGGAAGTGGATCTGATCCTGGTCAAAGGTCGAAGCCACCCCACGGCCATCTACGAACTACTGGATTACCGCGCTGAGGAGGAACCGGAGTGGCTGTTGATTTTTGCTTCCGGCCGGGCTGCCTATCGCCATGGCCAGTGGGCTTTGGCGCAAAAGTGCTTTCAGGAAGTGCTCCGCCTCAAACCAACAGATTCGCCCACCATGGTTTATTTAGAGCGCTGCCAGCAATATCAGCACCTGCCCCCGCCCCCGGACTGGCAGGGAGTTTTTGTTCTGGACAGTAAATAA